In one Bradyrhizobium sp. 4 genomic region, the following are encoded:
- a CDS encoding cyclopropane-fatty-acyl-phospholipid synthase family protein, whose amino-acid sequence MSVVSAIIGTAERVPLPDVVIRAAIQRLCSRTVTRLSALGGADDATFAGRMMLRPIAEDAEAGHDKVPASVFAKVLGPNRKYSCCFYKTDATTLQEAEEEALRQTAEHAALADGQTILELGCGWGSLSLWMARQFPHAKVTAVSSSQAQRAHIEEEARLRGLLNLRVVTADINVFAPDGQFDRIVSVEMFEHVMNWRKLMTRLRSWLAPEGRFFMHIVAHRSGSHLFDRADREDWIAQHVFTGGLMPSHHLVRQFDDIFTVEKEWCWSGTHYQRTANDWLANFDAHRCSIEAALRNIHGEETGLRMRRWRWFFLATSGLFGYADGTEWGVSHYRMKAAG is encoded by the coding sequence ATGAGCGTCGTGTCCGCGATCATCGGGACTGCCGAACGGGTGCCGCTGCCTGATGTCGTGATCCGCGCGGCGATCCAGCGCCTGTGCTCGCGCACGGTGACGCGCCTGTCCGCGCTGGGCGGGGCCGACGATGCCACCTTCGCCGGGCGGATGATGCTGCGGCCGATCGCCGAGGACGCGGAGGCCGGGCATGACAAGGTGCCCGCTTCGGTCTTTGCGAAGGTGCTCGGTCCCAACCGCAAATACTCCTGCTGCTTCTACAAGACGGACGCGACCACCTTGCAGGAGGCCGAGGAGGAGGCGTTGCGCCAGACCGCCGAGCATGCCGCTCTCGCCGACGGCCAGACCATCCTCGAGCTCGGCTGCGGCTGGGGCTCGCTGTCGCTGTGGATGGCGCGACAGTTTCCGCACGCCAAGGTGACGGCGGTGTCGAGCTCGCAGGCGCAGCGCGCCCATATCGAGGAAGAGGCACGGCTGCGCGGTCTCCTCAACCTGCGGGTGGTCACGGCGGACATCAACGTGTTCGCGCCTGACGGTCAATTCGACCGCATCGTCTCGGTCGAGATGTTCGAGCACGTGATGAACTGGCGCAAGCTGATGACGCGCCTGCGGTCATGGCTCGCGCCCGAGGGGCGCTTCTTCATGCACATCGTCGCCCATCGCTCCGGCTCTCATTTATTCGACCGGGCCGATCGCGAAGACTGGATCGCGCAGCACGTCTTCACGGGCGGGCTGATGCCGAGCCATCACCTCGTCAGGCAATTCGACGATATCTTCACGGTCGAGAAGGAATGGTGCTGGAGCGGCACGCATTATCAGCGCACCGCCAACGACTGGCTCGCCAATTTCGACGCGCATCGCTGTTCAATCGAAGCGGCCTTGCGCAACATCCATGGCGAGGAGACCGGCCTGCGGATGCGACGCTGGCGCTGGTTCTTTCTCGCGACCTCGGGCCTGTTCGGCTATGCCGATGGAACCGAGTGGGGCGTCAGCCACTACCGGATGAAGGCGGCGGGATAA
- a CDS encoding autotransporter outer membrane beta-barrel domain-containing protein, with protein sequence MLRLLLASASAAALIALSTASASAQSWTGTTSNDWTVGSNWSGGVVPIAGNGVNINTTSPNPTVLGASGAAVGATGSLFLGGSSSSLTIQNGSTLTSNGASLAIGVAGGNNGTVTVSGAGSQWITSGDQIEIGASGNGTLNIQNGARVVAQSGVALGTFAGGAGTLNINSGGTLETNTLARVAVGTGQVNFDNAILRARINTAFFIGGFSAGTLNIATGGLTVDTQAFTVSASSGFSGVGGLTKTGTGTFNLRAANTYTGATVIQAGTLALAVTGSLAASSRVVANGTFSISGITAAGTSIQSLAGTGTVALGAKNLTITNANDQFAGVIGGTGGLTLTGGTQTLAGTNTYNGATNVNGGTLRAGAANTFSAPSAFAVASGGTLDLAGFNQTLASLDNAGTVTLGGAPGTTLSVAGNYVGSGGTVQLNSRLGGDGSQTDLLRVQGSTSGSSSLRVTNVGGTGAQTGEGIKVIDVVGASNGSFSLLGSYVFHGEQAVVGGAYAYTLQKNGIASPGDGDWYLRSSLLNPPPATPAGPLYQPGVPLYENYAQVLLGMNDLPTLQQRVGNRYWGGSDAMARAGDAATVPGAASSAPTAFWGRIEGGHSDLQPSNTAGSTYKADHLKVQTGLDGLAFENERGRLFVGLTAQYGLTTADVASFFGNGRIRVEGTGVGSTLTWYGDNGFYVDGQAQSMFYRSDLSSVLAGSLIHGNEGFGYAFSAETGKRIGLGNGWLLTPQAQLSYAKVAFDGFADRFGAPVALRDGDSLLGRAGLALNHQRTWNDGTGIVRSDVYGIANLRYEFLNGNTVDVAGTSFANAQDRLWGSIGGGGTYSWANGRYAVFGEVSYNASLNNSADNRNYKGTGGFRLTW encoded by the coding sequence ATGCTTCGCTTGCTTCTGGCAAGCGCCTCGGCAGCGGCACTGATAGCCCTGTCCACAGCATCCGCCTCCGCCCAAAGCTGGACCGGTACGACCAGCAATGACTGGACGGTCGGCAGCAACTGGTCGGGCGGAGTGGTCCCAATCGCGGGCAACGGCGTCAACATCAATACGACCTCGCCAAACCCGACCGTGCTCGGCGCCAGTGGCGCGGCGGTCGGAGCGACCGGAAGCCTCTTCCTTGGCGGATCTTCCAGCAGTCTGACGATTCAGAACGGCAGCACGCTGACGAGCAACGGCGCGTCTCTCGCGATTGGAGTCGCAGGCGGGAACAACGGCACCGTGACTGTCAGCGGCGCCGGATCGCAATGGATCACATCCGGCGACCAGATCGAAATCGGCGCCAGTGGCAATGGCACACTAAACATCCAGAACGGCGCCAGAGTCGTCGCCCAATCAGGGGTTGCGCTCGGAACCTTCGCTGGCGGCGCGGGCACGCTCAATATCAATAGTGGCGGCACACTCGAGACGAACACTCTCGCACGCGTCGCTGTCGGAACCGGACAGGTCAATTTCGATAACGCCATCCTGCGCGCCCGGATAAATACCGCCTTCTTCATCGGTGGATTTTCGGCGGGAACACTCAACATCGCCACAGGCGGGCTGACCGTCGACACCCAGGCTTTCACCGTGAGCGCGAGCTCCGGTTTTTCCGGCGTCGGCGGATTGACCAAGACCGGCACAGGTACCTTCAATCTCCGCGCAGCCAATACCTATACCGGTGCGACGGTGATCCAGGCGGGCACGCTTGCCCTCGCCGTTACTGGCTCGCTAGCCGCGTCAAGCCGGGTCGTGGCAAACGGAACCTTCAGTATCTCGGGCATCACTGCCGCCGGCACGAGCATTCAAAGTCTGGCAGGAACCGGCACCGTCGCGCTGGGTGCGAAGAATCTCACCATCACCAACGCGAACGATCAGTTTGCCGGCGTGATCGGCGGCACCGGCGGCCTGACGCTCACTGGCGGCACCCAGACGCTGGCCGGCACCAATACCTACAACGGCGCGACCAATGTGAACGGCGGCACTTTGCGCGCCGGAGCCGCGAACACCTTCAGCGCGCCCTCGGCCTTTGCGGTAGCCTCCGGCGGCACGCTCGACCTTGCCGGCTTCAATCAAACGCTCGCTTCGCTCGACAATGCCGGCACGGTCACCCTCGGCGGCGCGCCGGGCACCACGCTGAGCGTTGCCGGCAATTATGTCGGCAGTGGCGGCACCGTGCAGCTCAACAGCCGGCTCGGCGGCGATGGCTCTCAGACCGATCTGTTGCGAGTGCAGGGAAGCACGTCCGGTTCGTCGTCGTTGCGCGTCACCAATGTCGGCGGCACCGGCGCGCAGACCGGCGAAGGCATCAAGGTGATCGATGTGGTCGGCGCGTCCAACGGCAGCTTTTCGCTTTTGGGCAGCTATGTCTTTCACGGCGAGCAGGCGGTGGTCGGCGGTGCCTATGCCTATACGTTGCAGAAGAACGGCATTGCCAGCCCGGGCGACGGCGATTGGTATCTGCGCTCAAGCCTGCTCAACCCGCCGCCCGCGACACCTGCCGGTCCACTCTATCAGCCGGGCGTTCCGCTGTACGAAAACTATGCGCAGGTGCTGCTCGGCATGAACGATCTGCCGACGCTGCAGCAGCGCGTCGGCAACCGCTATTGGGGTGGCAGCGATGCGATGGCGCGCGCCGGTGACGCGGCGACGGTGCCAGGCGCGGCGTCATCGGCGCCGACGGCGTTCTGGGGCCGCATCGAAGGCGGGCATTCGGATTTGCAGCCCTCCAACACTGCGGGTTCGACCTACAAGGCCGACCATCTGAAAGTGCAGACCGGGCTCGATGGCCTTGCGTTTGAGAACGAGCGGGGCCGGTTGTTCGTCGGGCTCACGGCACAATACGGCCTGACGACCGCCGATGTCGCGTCGTTCTTCGGCAACGGGCGCATCCGCGTCGAGGGGACGGGCGTCGGCAGCACGCTGACCTGGTATGGCGACAACGGCTTCTATGTCGACGGTCAGGCGCAGTCGATGTTCTATCGCAGCGATCTCAGTTCCGTGCTGGCCGGCAGCCTGATCCACGGCAATGAGGGGTTCGGCTATGCCTTCAGCGCCGAAACCGGCAAGCGGATCGGTTTGGGCAATGGCTGGCTGCTGACGCCGCAGGCGCAGCTTTCCTATGCGAAGGTCGCTTTCGACGGCTTTGCCGATCGGTTCGGCGCGCCGGTCGCGTTGCGTGATGGCGACAGCCTGCTCGGCCGCGCCGGGCTTGCACTCAACCATCAGAGGACCTGGAACGACGGCACGGGCATCGTGCGCTCCGACGTCTACGGCATCGCCAATCTGCGTTACGAGTTTCTCAACGGCAACACCGTCGATGTCGCGGGCACCAGCTTCGCCAATGCGCAAGACCGACTGTGGGGCAGCATCGGCGGCGGCGGCACCTATAGCTGGGCCAACGGGCGCTACGCTGTCTTCGGCGAAGTCTCCTACAATGCGAGCCTCAACAACAGTGCGGACAACCGCAATTACAAGGGCACCGGGGGCTTCCGTCTCACCTGGTGA
- a CDS encoding efflux RND transporter periplasmic adaptor subunit — protein MSGLRARSACVAMMLAAFTPLLAGCDESSSAISAAQPNDPDVSIVIVKPQPRAVVRELPGRIAPTRVSDVRPRVSGIVVERLFRQGSEVKAGDPLYRIDPRPFEVEVMANDAAVAKAEAALMQSQQQARRIATLTAQRAAPEAENEKAIAAERQAHAEVEGRKADLARAKLNLDYATVRAPIDGVVGAALVSEGALAVQNETNLATIQQLDPIYADFTQSVNELNQLRRAFESGDLERIAPDAAKVHLVLDDNTLYSLDGKLLFSDAKVDANTGQVTLRGEFRNPKRELLPGMYVRVRIDQGLDSDAIAVPQQAIQRNGGGGSEVFVVKDDNHIAVQPVRTGSVQDGIWFVTEGLKAGDKVVVEGFQKFAAGDKVKPQSWSEADATADNRHAQKLTR, from the coding sequence ATGTCAGGACTTCGCGCGCGATCGGCATGCGTTGCAATGATGCTCGCGGCCTTTACGCCGCTGTTGGCAGGCTGCGACGAATCCAGCTCCGCCATTTCAGCCGCCCAGCCCAACGACCCCGATGTCAGCATCGTCATCGTCAAGCCGCAACCGCGCGCCGTGGTGCGCGAGCTGCCCGGCCGCATCGCGCCGACGCGCGTCTCGGACGTGCGGCCGCGCGTCTCCGGCATCGTGGTCGAGCGCCTGTTCCGACAGGGCAGCGAGGTGAAGGCTGGCGATCCGCTGTACCGGATCGATCCGCGTCCGTTCGAGGTCGAGGTGATGGCCAACGACGCCGCGGTCGCCAAGGCCGAGGCCGCGCTGATGCAGTCCCAGCAGCAGGCCCGCCGCATCGCCACGCTCACCGCCCAGCGCGCCGCGCCCGAAGCCGAGAACGAGAAGGCGATCGCGGCCGAGCGCCAGGCCCATGCCGAGGTCGAGGGCCGCAAGGCCGACCTCGCACGCGCCAAGCTCAATCTCGATTATGCCACCGTGCGCGCGCCGATCGACGGCGTCGTCGGTGCCGCCCTGGTCAGCGAGGGCGCGCTCGCGGTCCAGAACGAGACCAATCTGGCCACCATTCAGCAGCTCGATCCGATCTATGCGGACTTCACCCAGTCGGTGAACGAGCTCAACCAGCTCCGTCGCGCCTTCGAGAGCGGCGACCTCGAGCGCATCGCGCCCGATGCCGCCAAGGTGCATCTCGTGCTCGACGACAACACCCTCTACTCGCTCGACGGCAAACTATTGTTCTCCGACGCCAAGGTCGACGCCAATACCGGTCAGGTGACCTTGCGCGGAGAGTTCCGCAATCCCAAGCGCGAGTTGCTGCCGGGCATGTATGTCCGCGTCCGCATCGACCAGGGCCTCGATAGCGACGCGATCGCGGTGCCGCAGCAGGCGATCCAGCGCAATGGCGGCGGCGGCAGCGAGGTATTCGTCGTCAAGGACGACAACCACATCGCAGTACAGCCGGTGCGCACCGGTTCGGTGCAGGATGGAATCTGGTTCGTCACCGAGGGCCTGAAGGCCGGCGACAAGGTCGTGGTCGAAGGCTTCCAGAAGTTCGCCGCCGGCGACAAGGTCAAGCCGCAATCCTGGTCGGAAGCGGATGCGACCGCCGACAATCGGCACGCCCAGAAGCTGACGCGGTAA
- a CDS encoding multidrug efflux RND transporter permease subunit → MASFFIDRPIFAWVVALFICLVGAISIPLLPIAQYPIIAPPSISISTSYPGASPENLYNSVTRLIEEELNGASGILNFESTSDSLGQVEIIANFVPGTDTSAASVEVQNRIKRVEARLPRAVIQQGILIEEASSAVLQIITLNSTDGSLDEVGLGDFMIRNVLGEIRRIPGVGRATLYSTERSLRVWVDPAKLVGYGLTADDVNKAIAAQNAQVASGSIGAEPSTATQRTSALVLVKGQLSSPDEFGTIILRANADGSTVRLRDVARIEVGGLSYQFNTRLDGKPTAGLSVLMSPTGNALATASAVEAKMKELSRFFPANIGYEIPYNITPVVEASIKKVLTTLVEAIVLVFVVMFVFLQNIRYTIIPTIVVPVALLGACTTLLLAGYSINMLSMFGMVLAVGILVDDAIVVVENVERIMAEEGLPPKEATRKAMSQITGAIIGITLVLMAVFVPMAFFPGSVGIIYRQFSVTMVAAIGFSAFLALSLTPALCATLLKPVAAGHGHAKKGVFGWFNRMLDGSKEGYSRTVGFSLKRTGRLMLVYVALLAGLSWAFVNLPGGFLPVDDQGFVTTDVQTPSDSSYGRTEAVIEKVEKYLAQRPGVDNVTFLTGFSFSGQGMNTAQAFITLKDWSERGPKDSAAAIVTDINRDLSSSIRDAKISALQPPPIDNLGNSSGFSFRLQDRGQKGYPALMRAADQLIAEANASAVLQKVYVEGLPEAGVVNLVIDREKAGAFGVTFEDINNTISTNLGSNYINDFPNRGRMQRVVVQADARDRMRTEDILNYNVKNSRGQLVPFSSFATVEWARGPTQITGFNYYPAVRISGEAKPGFTSGDAIAEMERLAGKLPRGFGYEWTGQSLQEKLSGSQAPFLLGLSVFVVFLCLAALYESWTIPLAVLLTVPLGIVGAVVAAMLRGLPNDVYFTVGLITIIGLAAKDAILIIEFAKDLRKEGKPLVDATIEACRLRFRPILMTGLAFICGVLPMAIAHGAGGASQQALGSIVMGGMIAVVILALLMVPVFFVSVQRVLGGDREKVAEMYGPPAPAKP, encoded by the coding sequence ATGGCGAGCTTCTTCATCGACAGGCCGATCTTCGCCTGGGTTGTCGCGCTGTTCATCTGCCTGGTCGGCGCAATTTCGATTCCGCTGTTGCCGATCGCGCAATATCCGATCATCGCGCCGCCCTCGATCTCGATCTCGACCAGCTATCCCGGCGCCTCGCCCGAAAACCTCTACAACAGCGTCACGCGGCTGATCGAGGAGGAGCTCAACGGCGCCTCCGGCATCCTCAATTTCGAATCGACCAGCGACTCGCTCGGCCAGGTCGAGATCATCGCCAATTTCGTGCCGGGCACCGACACCAGCGCCGCCTCGGTCGAGGTGCAGAACCGCATCAAGCGCGTCGAGGCGCGGCTGCCGCGCGCGGTGATCCAGCAGGGCATCCTGATCGAGGAAGCCTCCAGCGCGGTGCTCCAGATCATCACGCTGAATTCGACCGACGGCAGCCTCGACGAGGTCGGCCTCGGCGATTTCATGATCCGCAACGTGCTCGGCGAAATCCGCCGCATCCCCGGCGTCGGCCGCGCCACGCTGTATTCGACGGAACGCAGCCTGCGCGTCTGGGTCGATCCGGCAAAGCTGGTCGGCTATGGCCTGACCGCCGACGACGTCAACAAGGCCATTGCCGCGCAGAACGCGCAGGTCGCTTCGGGCAGCATCGGCGCCGAGCCGTCGACCGCGACCCAGCGCACCTCCGCGCTGGTGCTGGTCAAGGGCCAGCTCTCGTCCCCGGACGAATTCGGCACCATCATCCTGCGCGCCAATGCCGACGGCTCGACCGTGCGGCTGCGCGACGTCGCGCGCATCGAGGTCGGCGGCCTCAGCTACCAGTTCAACACCCGTCTCGACGGCAAGCCGACCGCCGGCCTCTCCGTGCTGATGTCGCCGACCGGCAATGCGCTGGCGACCGCGAGCGCCGTCGAAGCGAAGATGAAGGAGCTGTCGCGCTTCTTCCCGGCCAATATCGGCTACGAGATTCCCTACAACATCACGCCCGTGGTCGAGGCTTCGATCAAGAAGGTGCTGACAACGCTGGTCGAAGCCATCGTGCTGGTGTTCGTGGTGATGTTCGTGTTCCTGCAGAACATCCGCTACACCATCATTCCGACCATCGTGGTGCCGGTAGCGCTGCTGGGCGCCTGTACCACGCTGCTGCTCGCCGGCTACTCCATCAACATGCTCTCGATGTTCGGCATGGTGCTCGCGGTCGGCATCCTCGTCGACGATGCCATCGTCGTGGTCGAGAACGTCGAGCGCATCATGGCGGAGGAGGGGCTGCCGCCGAAGGAAGCGACGCGGAAAGCGATGTCGCAGATCACCGGCGCCATTATCGGCATCACGCTGGTCTTGATGGCCGTGTTCGTGCCGATGGCGTTCTTCCCGGGCTCGGTCGGCATCATCTACCGCCAGTTCTCCGTGACCATGGTCGCCGCGATCGGCTTCTCCGCCTTCCTCGCACTGTCGCTGACGCCGGCGCTGTGTGCGACCTTGCTCAAGCCCGTCGCTGCCGGCCACGGTCATGCCAAGAAGGGCGTGTTCGGCTGGTTCAACCGCATGCTCGACGGCAGCAAGGAGGGCTATTCCCGCACCGTCGGCTTCTCGCTGAAGCGCACCGGCCGCTTGATGCTGGTCTATGTCGCGCTGCTCGCCGGCCTGTCCTGGGCCTTCGTCAACCTGCCCGGCGGCTTCCTGCCCGTCGACGACCAGGGCTTCGTCACCACCGACGTGCAGACGCCGTCGGATTCGTCCTATGGCCGGACCGAGGCGGTGATCGAGAAAGTGGAAAAATACCTGGCGCAGCGCCCGGGCGTCGACAACGTCACCTTCCTCACCGGCTTCAGCTTCTCCGGCCAGGGCATGAACACCGCGCAGGCCTTCATCACCCTCAAGGACTGGTCGGAGCGCGGGCCGAAGGATTCGGCGGCCGCGATCGTCACTGACATCAACCGCGATCTGTCGTCATCGATCCGCGACGCCAAGATCTCCGCGCTGCAGCCGCCGCCGATCGACAATCTCGGCAACTCCTCGGGCTTCTCGTTCCGCCTGCAGGACCGCGGCCAGAAGGGTTATCCGGCCTTGATGCGCGCCGCCGACCAGTTGATCGCGGAGGCCAATGCGAGCGCTGTGCTTCAGAAGGTCTATGTCGAAGGCCTGCCCGAGGCCGGCGTGGTCAATCTCGTCATCGACCGGGAAAAGGCCGGCGCCTTCGGCGTGACCTTCGAGGACATCAACAATACGATCTCGACCAATCTCGGCTCGAACTACATCAACGACTTCCCGAACCGCGGCCGCATGCAGCGCGTCGTGGTGCAGGCCGATGCCCGCGACCGCATGCGGACCGAGGACATCCTCAACTACAACGTCAAGAACAGCCGCGGCCAGCTCGTGCCGTTCTCGTCCTTTGCCACCGTGGAATGGGCGCGCGGACCGACGCAGATTACCGGCTTCAACTACTATCCGGCGGTGCGCATCTCGGGCGAGGCGAAACCCGGCTTCACCTCGGGCGATGCCATCGCCGAGATGGAACGGCTCGCCGGCAAGCTGCCGCGCGGGTTCGGCTATGAATGGACCGGACAGTCGCTCCAGGAGAAGCTGTCGGGTTCGCAGGCGCCGTTCCTGCTCGGACTCTCGGTGTTCGTGGTGTTCCTGTGCCTGGCCGCGCTTTACGAGAGCTGGACCATTCCGCTCGCGGTGCTGCTCACCGTGCCGCTCGGCATCGTCGGCGCGGTGGTGGCCGCCATGCTGCGCGGCCTGCCCAACGACGTCTATTTCACCGTCGGCCTGATCACTATCATCGGGCTTGCGGCCAAGGACGCGATCCTGATCATCGAGTTCGCCAAGGATCTGCGGAAAGAAGGCAAGCCGCTGGTGGATGCCACCATCGAGGCCTGCCGCCTGCGCTTCCGTCCGATCCTGATGACGGGCCTCGCCTTCATCTGCGGTGTGCTGCCGATGGCCATCGCCCATGGCGCCGGCGGCGCTAGCCAGCAGGCGCTCGGCAGCATCGTGATGGGCGGCATGATCGCGGTGGTGATCTTGGCGCTGCTGATGGTGCCGGTGTTCTTCGTCTCGGTGCAACGCGTGCTGGGTGGGGATCGGGAGAAGGTGGCCGAGATGTACGGGCCGCCCGCGCCGGCCAAGCCGTAA
- a CDS encoding AAA family ATPase — protein sequence MRPSDIAISNYRSIRRLSIPIHPLSVFVGENGVGKSNLYKSLSLLRDAATGQITRTIADEGGLNSVCWSGIRKRGEDGRLRLSATFDSMSYSIELGFPSPLQAAFSGEPMIKTEIIEATHGKRRIKLMERINSLISVRGESGAWNAHKDAVLPSETALAAFSDGKQCPEIDLIRNAMLGWRFYHDFRTDPASPIRKPCLAIATPSLSADGIDLAATLATLYVIREDASDLQDAIQDAFPGAELRAWEENGRCEFALQLPDMPRPFRAHELSDGTLKYICLLAVFMGYRLPPFIALNEPETSLHPSLLAPLARLIAKASRRADIWIVTHSEQLMDALRSESSVPLRRVIKSKGATAIEGLTIGGEYREDEDDSDEDDDS from the coding sequence ATGCGTCCGTCCGACATTGCGATCTCGAACTATCGCTCCATTCGGCGGCTCTCCATACCCATCCATCCCTTGTCCGTGTTCGTTGGCGAGAATGGAGTCGGCAAATCCAATCTCTACAAGTCCTTGTCGCTGTTGCGCGACGCGGCGACCGGTCAGATTACCCGCACGATCGCCGATGAAGGCGGATTGAATTCGGTCTGCTGGTCCGGCATTCGCAAGCGAGGCGAAGACGGCCGGCTGCGGCTCTCGGCCACATTCGACAGCATGAGCTATTCCATCGAGCTGGGGTTTCCGAGCCCGCTTCAGGCCGCGTTTTCCGGCGAGCCGATGATCAAGACCGAAATTATCGAGGCGACACACGGCAAACGAAGGATCAAGCTGATGGAGCGTATCAATTCGCTCATCAGCGTCCGTGGCGAGAGCGGCGCCTGGAACGCTCACAAGGACGCGGTGCTGCCGTCAGAGACTGCGCTAGCGGCTTTTTCCGACGGCAAGCAATGCCCGGAAATCGACCTGATCAGAAATGCAATGCTGGGCTGGCGATTCTATCATGACTTTCGCACCGATCCTGCGTCGCCGATACGAAAGCCGTGTCTCGCGATCGCAACGCCCTCGCTCAGCGCCGATGGAATCGATCTGGCTGCCACCCTGGCGACCCTCTATGTCATTCGGGAAGACGCCAGCGACCTGCAGGACGCAATCCAGGATGCATTCCCGGGCGCCGAACTCCGCGCATGGGAAGAAAATGGCAGGTGCGAATTCGCTCTGCAATTGCCGGATATGCCGCGGCCGTTCAGGGCTCATGAACTGTCCGACGGGACGCTGAAATACATCTGCCTGCTCGCGGTGTTCATGGGTTACCGGCTGCCGCCGTTCATCGCGCTGAACGAACCCGAGACCAGCCTGCATCCGTCGCTGCTGGCGCCGCTGGCCCGGCTCATCGCCAAGGCGTCGCGCCGCGCCGACATCTGGATCGTCACCCATTCGGAACAGCTGATGGACGCACTGCGAAGCGAGAGCTCGGTCCCGCTTCGCCGGGTCATCAAGTCGAAAGGCGCCACAGCGATCGAGGGCCTGACCATCGGCGGTGAATATCGCGAGGACGAGGACGATTCCGACGAGGACGACGATTCTTGA
- a CDS encoding inositol monophosphatase family protein has protein sequence MLYSATINVMVKAARRAGRSLKRDLGEIEHLQVSLKGPANFVSLADKRAEEILYQDLAKARPGYGFIGEEGGTREGSDKSHTWIVDPLDGTTNFLHGIPQFAISIGLSREGTIIAGVIYNPANDELYIAERGKGAFLNDQRLRVAGRRQLNECVVACGLPHIGRGDHEEFRREMTAMQERVAGLRRFGAASLDLAFVAAGRLDGYWERNLQSWDIAAGMIMLREAGGTITDIDTSGDVLVTGNVVCGNEFVHGELVKILRKPA, from the coding sequence ATGCTGTATTCCGCAACTATCAACGTCATGGTCAAGGCCGCGCGCCGCGCCGGCCGCAGCCTCAAGCGCGATCTCGGCGAGATCGAGCATCTCCAGGTCTCGCTGAAGGGGCCGGCGAATTTCGTCTCGCTGGCCGACAAGCGCGCCGAGGAGATCCTCTACCAGGACCTCGCGAAGGCGCGGCCCGGTTACGGCTTCATCGGCGAGGAAGGCGGCACGCGCGAGGGCTCCGACAAAAGCCACACCTGGATCGTCGATCCGCTCGACGGCACCACCAACTTCCTGCACGGCATCCCGCAATTCGCGATCTCGATCGGGCTGTCGCGCGAAGGTACGATCATCGCCGGCGTGATCTACAACCCCGCCAATGACGAGCTCTACATCGCCGAGCGCGGCAAGGGCGCCTTCCTCAACGACCAGCGCCTCCGCGTGGCCGGCCGCCGCCAGCTCAACGAATGCGTGGTGGCCTGCGGCCTGCCCCATATCGGCCGCGGCGACCACGAGGAATTCCGCCGCGAGATGACCGCGATGCAGGAGCGCGTTGCCGGCCTGCGCCGCTTCGGCGCCGCCTCGCTCGACCTCGCCTTCGTCGCCGCCGGCCGCCTCGACGGCTACTGGGAGCGCAATCTGCAATCCTGGGACATCGCGGCGGGCATGATCATGCTGCGTGAGGCCGGCGGAACAATCACCGACATCGACACGTCGGGCGATGTCCTGGTGACGGGCAATGTCGTGTGCGGGAATGAGTTCGTGCACGGGGAGCTGGTGAAGATTTTGCGGAAGCCGGCGTAA